In Thermococcus sp., the genomic window TGCCCAGCTTAACGTCTACATGAGATGGGCCGAGGCCGAGTACGGGTACCTCTACTACATAAAGCTCCACGAGGAGCCCATGAAGGTCATAAACAGGATCGATTTTTCGAACTTCCCGGTGGTCAAGGGCCCCAACTTCAGGGCCTTTGAGGTTCCCTACGACAAGGCGCTCTTCAAGGAGACCCTGAGGCACTTTTACAGGGTTAAGAGGGCCTACGAGAGGGACAGGCCGCCTGAGGGATGGAGGAGCTTTTCCTGTAAATTCTGTCCCTACCGTTATCTGTGTTTTCCGGATGATGAGTGAGTTCCCTGTGGTTTGAAACCCCAAGGATTTGGAAAATTTTGGGGTTGCTAATCACAAAGATTGTGGTAATCTTTGGGGTTGGCAACCACAGACCTAATCCTTTCGTATCCTCCACTTAAGCCCTCCGTCAACGAGTGCCTCTATCTCTCCCCTGTTGTAGAGCTCCGCTATGAACCCCCTCACTGGCACGAGGTTCAGGGCAAGCTTCTGGGGAGTCACCTCAACATCGTAGTGCTCCATCAGCCTGAAGGCTATCTCGTCAATTGATGCCGGTTTCTGAAGAATCCCCAGGATCAAATTTTCTGCCTCTTCCACCCTTTTCAGGTTGAAGTGGAGGAGGTTCTTCGCTTCGTCACCATCAACGGGCTTTCCATGCGATGGTATGAGAAGGTAACCCTTTTCTGCATAATTCTGCAGTTCTTCAATTGAAGCTTTGAAGGACTCTGGATCTACCAGGTAGGGCACCCCAACCGAGCCTATAAGCCTCTCGCCGAAGAAAGAATCCCCTGCATAGATTACCCCGTTTTCCTCGTCCAGGAAGCCCGTCATTCCGGGCGAGTGGCCGTTGAGCTTCAGGGTTTTGAAGCCGAAGAGTTCATCGCCCCATTCGAAAACCGCATGAACCCTAACTTCTTCCGGGAACTGGAATACGAGGAACCCCTT contains:
- a CDS encoding MBL fold metallo-hydrolase, which gives rise to MGLRKLGDELYLYPGSPGTVIKVTPAGAVLIDPGHGKGRHKDLRREVRKLGMEIRAQLATHSHADHIAVAPRIEAPLFAHRFEFSIAESPLNRELLTFGSKAPKGFLVFQFPEEVRVHAVFEWGDELFGFKTLKLNGHSPGMTGFLDEENGVIYAGDSFFGERLIGSVGVPYLVDPESFKASIEELQNYAEKGYLLIPSHGKPVDGDEAKNLLHFNLKRVEEAENLILGILQKPASIDEIAFRLMEHYDVEVTPQKLALNLVPVRGFIAELYNRGEIEALVDGGLKWRIRKD